TTCATTGATGAAGTTGAAGTGAGTCTTTCAATAGAAGTAATAAAAACATTTGCACCAGAAAAATATAAAGGATAATCAATGTTTTTAAGTTATGACTTTAAAATCGAATTTTACAACGAAAAACAATCTTCAAAAAAGGATACAAGTGGTGGGGATTCTTTAATTGAAGAAACTCCTAAAATTGTTATCACTACACAATGTGGAATTCATGTTGATATTACTATATCAAATGTATTTTCAAATTATAATTTTGTAAAATCAAAACAAGCAAAAATTGTACTTTGGAATTTGCCTTTAGACTTCAACGACCACATTAAAGTAGGGGATATAGTAAAGATATATTATAAGAAATTTGCCCATGAGAAAAAATTTGATTTCATCATGGCTGGTTATTTGGGCACTCCCATGAGCACTGATTATCCCGGTGGAGATTTTAGTGTCGAGCTTGATGTTCGTTTAGCAGTTAGTAGTAACTTCTTCAATAGAAAGTTAGAGAACAAAAGTTTAAAAGGCATGACGGTTGAAGATGCAATAAAATCGGTCTTTCCAGATCGTAATATCACTAATATGGATGAAAAAGATCGACTTCAAATCATTGACAAAAATATTTATGCCTCAACACCAAAAGAGTTTATTGAAAAAATAAAAGGGGTATACATTCATGATGTAATAGCTGATTATGGCAATAACAACTCTGATGTTGAATGTACTTACATATTTACTAATGATAGAACAACTGAACCAGATAAAAAATACAAGGCTTTAGAAGATTATGGACTTGAGTTTATTCCACAACAAGAAATTACTATCGAGGGTGAATACAATATAAGGCGTATATATTGGAATGCCCAAATATTTTACACACATAAAATAAAAATTGGCGATAAAGTTTCATTTATTGATGGGCTAGGAAAAATGATAAAAACTACCATAAAAGAAACAAGCGCAAGACTTAGCAATACGGGAGATTGTTCATTAATACTTAAGTTAAAGGATGATTCTAATTAAATGTAGAAAGTAAAGGGGTTTAGAATGACCAAAGACTATAAAATTTACAGAATGAACCAGCGCCTTTATGGCCATGCATTAGCACAAGAGGACATGAAAAATTGGGTTTATTCAAACATTTTCATAACTCGAATTGGCACTGTAAAGGAGTTTAAGCAGCAAACACAAGAGGCTATAGTTATAATACCAGAATTTGAAGACTTGGAAATTCCCACAAAAAATATATCTAATATCAGTTTTGAACTATCAAAAGGCGATACTGTTTTACTACTTCAATCAAGTATTAATATTTTTGATAAAAATGATGATATTTATTTTGACAAACATCATTTTTATATACTTAGCGCAATTAGTCCAAAAACTTTAGATTT
This portion of the Borreliella afzelii genome encodes:
- a CDS encoding DUF693 family protein; the encoded protein is MFLSYDFKIEFYNEKQSSKKDTSGGDSLIEETPKIVITTQCGIHVDITISNVFSNYNFVKSKQAKIVLWNLPLDFNDHIKVGDIVKIYYKKFAHEKKFDFIMAGYLGTPMSTDYPGGDFSVELDVRLAVSSNFFNRKLENKSLKGMTVEDAIKSVFPDRNITNMDEKDRLQIIDKNIYASTPKEFIEKIKGVYIHDVIADYGNNNSDVECTYIFTNDRTTEPDKKYKALEDYGLEFIPQQEITIEGEYNIRRIYWNAQIFYTHKIKIGDKVSFIDGLGKMIKTTIKETSARLSNTGDCSLILKLKDDSN
- a CDS encoding DUF777 family protein, whose amino-acid sequence is MTKDYKIYRMNQRLYGHALAQEDMKNWVYSNIFITRIGTVKEFKQQTQEAIVIIPEFEDLEIPTKNISNISFELSKGDTVLLLQSSINIFDKNDDIYFDKHHFYILSAISPKTLDLISDTVKIKANNTIEIANQTTSLKEILASIISAIEGITVLTPINNPPVIDYISLRAATSRISANINSLFK